The following nucleotide sequence is from Anaerolineae bacterium.
AATCTGAGCAATCTGCGTAATCTGCGGATAGCTCGGATCTCGGTTGTCTGACCTTTAATTGATCTGTCTATTACCGCTGAAAAAGGAGGCACAGCATGGATATTATGACAAATGTGAGCGACATTGGACTTGAAGGCAATATGCCTGCCGAAGTCATCGAAGGGTTGGTGGAGTTTACCGGCGACCAGGCCATGATTGACCTGGACGATATGACCTACGCGCCCGATACCTTTTTAGAAACAGTATCAGATTATGCCAGCGCCGAAGCGGTCGGCTCGGCGCTGGAAACACTCCTTAATACGTTCAGCCTGGGCGAGGCCTGGAATAGCTACCTGGATGAAGTGGAGGAAAATGCCGAAGAACGGCATGACCAGAAAATATTGGACGCCCTGGAAAATGATGAGCCTGTTTATAGCGCCAGTAAGGTTCAAGAGCTGATTGATGAAGCCAGGGCCGAAGTTCGCGCCGAAGCCGAAGCAGAGATAGAAAAAATCAAGGCCGAAGCGGAACAAGAGGTTAAAAACGCCTACCAGGACGGCCTGAATGATGGCCTGGATATAGCCGAGCGCTTAACCCCCATTGAGCCGGTTGAAGACCACTACTATGTTCAATCCGGCGATACGCTGTGGGAAATTGCCGAGCGTGAATACGGCGACGGTAGCAAATGGCCGGCCATTTATGAGGAAAACAAGGAAATTATTGGCAACAACCCCAATATCATTCATCCCGGCCAGGACCTGGTTATTCCGCCAGAGGATACCGTGGCCAACTTTACCCTCACGCCTCCTCCCGCCGCTCCGGTTGAAACAGATACCGGGCCCGAAACGGGTTTGGACACGGGCGAGATTGAACAACAGTTTGAAACACTTAAAGGCGATATTGCCGATCTCCAACATAATCATCCCTACAACCTTGAAGGGCGAGATGTATACGGCGACAACGCAGCGCTGCTAGACAGAAAAGCGGCCCTGTTTGATCAGCTTGAGGCTTTAGACCGCGACATCAGTTACCATAATCACGATTTGACCCCGGAAGTTTATGATGATTTTGCCGCCAGATACGAAGCGCTTGACCGCGAATACCAGGAAGTTGGTTTAGAGGTCTATAAAAATCAGGTGGAAGCGCTGCCCCCACCACCTCAGATCAGTGAGGTCCAGCAGCATATATTAACCGAAAATATTACGGCTATTGAGCGCGCCCTGGAAAGCGGTGATACAACCGCCTTGCCTGAACTGCTGGATCAGGCCTGGCGAGACTATGATGACATTCAAGCCAGTCGGGCTGCTTAGTTACCGGGCAATAATGACCATGCAAAGTTGCTTCCTCCCGGAAAACAACGATTGAGGAGAAATTACTATGAAAACTCAACAACCGGTGTTGGTGATACAAAAGACAGGCGAAACATTTCACCTGGGCCTTAAGCCGGTATCCATTGGCCGCGGCTCCGACAACGCCATCATCCTGACTGATGACAAAAAAATATCCCGTCAACACGTTGTGATCTCTTTAAAGGGGCACAACTACGTGCTTGAAGATATGAGCGCCAATGGCACCTTTGTCAACGGTCAACGTGTCGCCGGCTTACAGACCCTACATGATAAAGATGTTCTGCGAGTGGGCGACACCGAGTTTATGGCTCTGCTACCTCCTCCCCCGGCGATGATAGAGGATAAGGGAGAGGAGGCCACGAGCCTGTTGGCAAACGACTCGCCGGATGAAGACCACACTATTTTAACCACGCAGCCATCACTATCACCATCCATTCCCCCTCCCCCGGCGATAACGCTTCCGATTGATGAACCGGATGATGAACCTCCATCACCTTCGTCCCCGACCACGCCAAAAAAGTCTGGCGGTATCAAAATTTTTATTGCCGTGGGCCTGGTGATTGTTCTGCTGGCCTGTGGGGGAGCAGCGTTCTTGGTTTTGCTGGGTTCCGTTTTTAGCAATGCTACTTCCAACGTCCGGGCTATGCCGACCGTTGATGTACCCCCAAAAACGCCGGAACCAAAGAAAACGCCAACACCCGCCTCAACAAAACCGGTGGAAATAGAGTTTTTTAGCTACACCCATCCTTCCGGCGCCTTTACGGTAAAGATACCAACTCACTTTGAATATAATGAATTTGCTACCGAAACCCAATTTATGGCTGAAGATGCCTTTATTGGCCTTGAATTTGCCGATGCTGAAACTGGCTTTGAACTTGACCCAGGTCAAGTGGAAGATGTGATTTTGCAAACCTTGGATGATTTTGTAAAAGATGGCCTGTTTTTGGCTTATGAAGCCGTAGAGGTCTCCCCAAAAGACAACAATTTTGTCGTCACTTTTTCCTATACCGAGGAAACAGGCCGTGGGATCGGCAACGTGCTCCTCCTGCCCCAAGAAAAAACACTTTATGTCTTGTTTTTTTTGACCTCTGAGCC
It contains:
- a CDS encoding LysM peptidoglycan-binding domain-containing protein, with the translated sequence MPAEVIEGLVEFTGDQAMIDLDDMTYAPDTFLETVSDYASAEAVGSALETLLNTFSLGEAWNSYLDEVEENAEERHDQKILDALENDEPVYSASKVQELIDEARAEVRAEAEAEIEKIKAEAEQEVKNAYQDGLNDGLDIAERLTPIEPVEDHYYVQSGDTLWEIAEREYGDGSKWPAIYEENKEIIGNNPNIIHPGQDLVIPPEDTVANFTLTPPPAAPVETDTGPETGLDTGEIEQQFETLKGDIADLQHNHPYNLEGRDVYGDNAALLDRKAALFDQLEALDRDISYHNHDLTPEVYDDFAARYEALDREYQEVGLEVYKNQVEALPPPPQISEVQQHILTENITAIERALESGDTTALPELLDQAWRDYDDIQASRAA
- a CDS encoding FHA domain-containing protein; this encodes MKTQQPVLVIQKTGETFHLGLKPVSIGRGSDNAIILTDDKKISRQHVVISLKGHNYVLEDMSANGTFVNGQRVAGLQTLHDKDVLRVGDTEFMALLPPPPAMIEDKGEEATSLLANDSPDEDHTILTTQPSLSPSIPPPPAITLPIDEPDDEPPSPSSPTTPKKSGGIKIFIAVGLVIVLLACGGAAFLVLLGSVFSNATSNVRAMPTVDVPPKTPEPKKTPTPASTKPVEIEFFSYTHPSGAFTVKIPTHFEYNEFATETQFMAEDAFIGLEFADAETGFELDPGQVEDVILQTLDDFVKDGLFLAYEAVEVSPKDNNFVVTFSYTEETGRGIGNVLLLPQEKTLYVLFFLTSEP